Proteins encoded within one genomic window of Saccharomyces mikatae IFO 1815 strain IFO1815 genome assembly, chromosome: 15:
- the SGE1 gene encoding Sge1p (similar to Saccharomyces cerevisiae SGE1 (YPR198W)): MNKTLSLTLCITSLLLTLFLAALDIVIVVTLYDTIGIKFHDFGNIGWLVTGYALSNAVFMLLWGRLAEILGTTECLMISVVIFEIGSLISALSNTMGTLIGGRVIAGFGGSGIESLAFVVGTSIVQENYRGIMITALAVSYVIAEGVGPFIGGAFNEHLSWRWCFYINLPIGAFAFISLAFCCASGGKWLSKKWLLSKINSITSYKYYEIFKASFWKKVFQILVFKLDMIGIILSSAGFTLLMLGLSFGGNNFAWNSSIIISFFTLGPILLILFCAYDFHILPLLGVHYKSKYARPLLTWKIASNAGIFTSSITGFFSCFAYELQSAYLVQLYQLVLKRNSMLASIHLWELSIPAMITTMATAYLNAKYGIIKPAIVFGVLCGIVGSGIFTLINGEISQSIGYSLLPGIAFGSIFQATLLSSQVQITPDDPDFQNKFIEVTAFNSFAKSLGFSFGGNIGAMIFTASLKNQLRSSNANLPQFTSIETLLAYRTENYDGPQSLLSQFINTAIHNVFYCALGCYALSFFFGVFTSSKKTSVSVKKQQ, encoded by the coding sequence ATGAACAAAACTTTGAGCTTAACGTTGTGTATTACATCGCTCTTATTGACCCTTTTCCTGGCAGCTTTGGATATTGTTATAGTTGTTACTTTATATGATACTATTGGCATTAAGTTCCATGACTTTGGGAATATAGGCTGGTTAGTTACTGGTTATGCTCTTTCTAATGCGGTTTTCATGTTATTATGGGGCCGCCTAGCTGAAATACTTGGTACTACGGAGTGCTTAATGATATCTGTTGTTATATTTGAAATTGGGTCTTTGATTTCAGCTCTGTCAAACACAATGGGAACTCTAATTGGTGGAAGAGTCATTGCAGGATTCGGTGGAAGTGGGATTGAATCACTTGcttttgttgttggaaCGTCCattgttcaagaaaactatAGAGGAATAATGATAACAGCACTTGCTGTGTCATATGTCATCGCAGAGGGAGTAGGACCATTCATTGGTGGAGCATTTAATGAACATTTGTCTTGGAGATGGTGCTTTTATATCAATCTTCCGATCGGAGCGTTTGCATTCATAAGTTTGGCTTTTTGCTGTGCATCTGGGGGAAAATGGCTTTCCAAAAAGTGGTTACTATCAAAAATCAATAGTATTACCAGTTATAAATACtatgaaattttcaaagcAAGCTTTTGGAAAAAGGTATTCCAGATACTTGTATTTAAGCTGGACATGATCGGGATTATTTTATCATCAGCAGGCTTTACATTACTGATGTTAGGTCTTTCATTTGGTGGAAACAATTTCGCATGGAATTCGAGTATcattatttccttttttacTCTGGGTCCCATTCTGTTGATATTGTTTTGTGCTTACGACTTTCATATTCTACCATTACTGGGTGTTCACTACAAAAGTAAGTATGCCAGACCACTACTGACATGGAAAATTGCGTCAAATGCTGGGATATTCACAAGTTCCATAACAGggttcttttcttgctttGCTTATGAATTACAGTCTGCTTATTTGGTCCAGCTTTATCAGCTGGTATTGAAGAGAAATTCTATGTTGGCAAGTATCCATCTTTGGGAACTATCAATTCCAGCCATGATTACAACCATGGCCACAGCATATCTGAACGCAAAATATGGAATCATTAAACCAGCAATTGTTTTTGGCGTGCTTTGTGGGATCGTTGGGTCGGGTATATTTACGCTAATTAATGGAGAAATTTCTCAATCAATTGGTTATTCTCTTCTACCAGGAATTGCTTTCGGTAGCATTTTCCAGGCAACTTTATTAAGCTCTCAGGTACAGATAACACCTGATGACCCAGACTTTCAGAACAAGTTTATTGAAGTTACAGCTTTTAACTCGTTTGCTAAATCCTTgggattttcttttggggGAAATATTGGGGCCATGATATTCACAGCATCGCTCAAAAATCAGTTGCGTTCTTCCAATGCAAATTTGCCACAATTTACGTCCATTGAAACACTTTTAGCTTATAGAACAGAAAATTATGATGGCCCCCAGTCTTTGCTATCGCAGTTCATCAACACAGCTATCCACAACGTTTTCTACTGTGCTTTAGGATGCTATgctctttcatttttctttggcgTATTTACTTCAAGCAAAAAAACATCAGTATCAGTAAAGAAACAACAATGA